A segment of the Georgenia sp. M64 genome:
CGGTGATGAGCAGGCCGACGATCGCCACCCAGGCGGTGGGGCTGCCGAGTGAGCCGAGGGTGACCATCGTCGCCTCGTTCGGCACGACGATCCCGGCGGTGCGCAGCCCGAGGAACGCCAGGAACGTGCCGATGCCGGCGGTGATCGCCAGCTTGAGGCTCATGGGGATCGCCATGACGATCGCCTTCCGGGCCCCGATGACGCTGAGGACGACGAACAGCACGCCCGAGATGAACACCGCGCCGAGCGCCGTCTGCCACGGCACGCCCATCCCCTGCACCACCGTGAAGGAGAAGAACGCGTTGAGCCCCATGCCGGGGGCCTGGGCGAACGGGTAGCGAGCGATGACGCCCATGACGATGGAGCCGAACGCCGCCGCGATGGCCGTGACCATGAGGAGCTGGACGAACGAGTTCGGGACGTCGATCGCCCCGGAGAGGACCTGCGGGTTGACGAAGAGGATGTAGCTCATCGTCAGGAACGTGGTGAAGCCCGCGCGCAGCTCGCGCGGGATCGTCGAGCCCTCGGCGGTGATGCCGAAGTAGCGGTCCACCGGGCCGGGCCCGGTGCGGACGGGACCGGACCTCTTCGTCGCGGTCGTGCTCATGCTGCCTCCAGGGGAAGGGACGGGGGCACGGGCTGGGGCGCGGAGCTGACCGCCCGGCCGGCTACCCAGACGACTGCGACGTCGCCGGGTGTGCCCAGGGTGAAGATCTTGGCAAGGGCGTCGGTCGGGTCCGCCGCGTGGCGGAGCACGACCTCGAGGGTGCTGCCCGGCTGGGGTCGGACCCAGACGGCGTCGAACTGCTTGCCGACCGAGAGGTCGCCGACGTCGTCGCCGAGCCCCAGCGCCAGGGCGCCGGACCTCGTCGCGAGATGGAGGAGCGCGGCGGGGCCGAGGGCCACGCCGCGCGGGCCGAGGAGGCGCTGGACGAAGTACGCCTGCAGGCCCTCCTTGAGCAGGGAGAAACCGGTGCCGGCCCCGACGTCGGAGCCGAGCGCCACCCGCACGCCGGCCGTGAGGTGCTCGGCGAAGGGGAACAGCCCGCTGCCGAGGGCGCAGTTGGAGGTGGGGCAGTGGGCGACGGCGGCGCCCGCGCGGGCGAGCACCTCGAGCTCGTGACCGGTGGGGTGGACGTTGTGGGCCAGGACCGAGCGCGGGGTGACCAGGCCGTGCCGGTCGTAGGAGTCGAGGTAGTGCCCGGCGCCGGGGAAGAGCCGGGCGACCTCCTCGATCTCGGCGGTGTTCTCGTTGAGGTGGGAGGTGAACCAGACGTCGTCGCGGGCGCCGAGGAGCTCGGCGCACGCGTCGAGCATCGGCTCGGAGCTGGAGAGGGAGAACCGCGGCGTGACGGCGTAGCGCAGGCGTCCGCGGCCGTGCCACCTCTCCAGCAGGGCCCGGCCGTGCGCGAGGGCTGCCTCGGGGGTGGTGAGCAGGGGCTCGGGGAGGACCCGGTCGCTGACGACCAGGCCGCTGGTGATCCGCAGCCCGACCCGCTCGGCCTCGCCGAACAGGGCGTCGACGGCCTCCGGGAAGTGCGAGCCGAAGACCAGCGCGGTGGTGGTGCCGGCGCGGACGAGGCCGTCGACGAACTCGCCGGCGACCTCCTCGGCGTAGGCCCGGTCCACCAGGCGCATCTCCTCGGGCAGCGCGCACCGGTCGAGCCAGTCCAGCAGGGGCATGCCCAGGCCGCCGATGGCCCGCACCTGCGGGAAGTGCACGTGGGTGTCGACCATCCCCGGCAGCAGGATCCCGCCCCGCAGGTCGACGACCTCCTCGCCGGGGTGGGCGGCGGCGACGTCCGCGAAGCGGCCGCGGGCGGCGATCACGCCGTCGCGGACGAGGAGCCCGCCGTCGCTCTCGGCGCGCAGGGCCTCGGGGCCGTCCTCGAGCGGGTCGCCGGGGGTGTCGAGGACGGTGGCGCGGTAGAGGGTCATGCGCGGCGGCCCTCGGCCGGCGCGGCGGCCGTCGCACGGTCCGGCCGCGCGAGGCCGTGGGAGGGCCCCGCAGGTCCGGTGGCCTCGATGGTCTGCAGCAGGTCGGCCGCGACGGAGACGGCGATGACGGCCGGGGCCTTGCCCGTGATGGTCGGCAGCCCGATGGGGCAGGTGATGGTGGAGATGACGGCGTCGTCGTGGCCCTCGCCGCGCAGCCGGACCCGGAACCGTGACCACTTCGCGCGGGAGCCGATGAGGCCCACGTCCAGGTCACCGCGGCGCAGGGCCGCGTCGCACAGGAGGAGGTCCTCGGCGTGGTCGTGCGTCATGACGAGCACGTGCGAGCCCGCCGGGAGGGCGCGCAGCACGGTCTCCGGGGCGACGGCGTGGTGGACGGTGACGCTCGCGTGCCCGCCGGTGACCTCGGCCAGGCGCAGCGGGTCGAGCTGCTCGGGCCGGCTGTCGACGAGGTGGAGGTCCAGGCGCAGCCGGGACAGGATGCGGGCGAGCTCGAGGCCGACGTGCCCGACACCGAACACGGCGACGGTCGGGGCCGTGCGCAGCGGCTCGAGGAGGACGCTGACCTCTCCCCCGCAGCACTGACGCCCGTGCCGGTTCTCGGTGTGGTCGTTGAGCGCGAACGTCACGGTCTCGGGCACGGTGACGCCCTCGTCGATCATCGCCCGCGCCCGGTCCACGACCGTGGCCTCGAGGTTGCCCCCGCCGACGCTGTCCCACGTGGCGTCCTTCGCCACGACCATCTTCGCGCCCGCCTCACGCGGGGCGTGGCCGCGGACCGCCGTCACGGTGACGAGGACGCCCGGGCGAGCGTCCGCGCGCAGGCTCTGGACCGCCTCCAGCCAGTCCACGGTCAGCTCCCCCCGGCGCCGGCGCGGGCGACGCCGTGGTCGGCGCCGTCGTGGGCCTCCTCGGTGCCGTGGTCGGACCCGTCGACGTCGCCCGTCGCGGCGGGCTGGGCGGCCCCCGGCGACGGCGCGGCCGCGTCCCCCGTGGGTGCGCCGTCCCCGAGGTCGTCTCCCCCGCCGGCCGGCCGGGCCGCCGCCGTCCCCGCGACGGGCGCACCCGGCACCGCCGACGTCTCCTCGCCGGGCGCGCCACCGGCCGCGCGGGCCGCCTGGACGGCCCAGAAGACCGCCTCGGGGGTGGCCGGGCTCGCCAGGCCCACGGTGACCCCGCCGGGCCCGAACGCGGCGGCGGCCTCACGCAGCGCCTCCCGGACGCTGAAGGCCAGCATGAGCGGCGGTTCCCCCACGGCCTTGGAGCCGTAGACGACGCCGGTCTCGGTGGCCCGCTCGAAGAGGTGGACGTTGAGCTCCTCGGGCATCTCGGAGAAGCTCGGCAGCTTGTAGGTGCTCGCCGACTGGGTGGCCAGACGGCCGCGGGTGTCGCCGTCGGAGAGGTCCCAGCGCAGCTCCTCCAGGGTCAGCCAGCCGGCGCCCTGGACGAACCCGCCCTCGATCTGGCCGAGGTCGATGAGCGGGGAGAGCGTGTCGCCGACGTCGTGGACGATGTCGGTGCGCAGGAACCGGTAGGCACCGGTGAAGCCGTCCACCTCCACCTCGGAGGCGGCGACGCCGTAGGAGAAGTACTTGAACGGCTCGCCCTGCATCCGGCTGGAGTCCCAGTGCAGGCCCTCGGTGCGGTAGTACCCGGCGGCGAACAGAGGGACCCGCTGGAAGTAGGCGGCGCTGACGACGTCGGACCATGCCAGGTCCCGGTCGTGGAACCCGATGCCCGTGACCCGCCCGCCGTCGAAGCGGACGTCGTCGGGGTGGATGTCGAGCGTGCGGGCCGCGACACCCGCGAGCCGCTCGCGGATCTGCTCGCAGGCGTCCTTGACGGCGCCGCCGTTGAGGTCCGCGCCCGAGCTGGCTGCCGTGGCGGAGGTGTTGGGCACCTTGTCGGTCCGGGTGGGCGCGAGGCGGACGTGGTCCAGCGGCACGCCCAGGGCGGTCGCCGCGACCTGGCGCATCTTGGTGTGCAGGCCCTGGCCCATCTCGGTGCCACCGTGGTTGATGAGCACCGACCCGTCCTTGTAGACGTGGACGAGCGCCCCGGCCTGGTTGAACGCGGTGAGGTTGAACGAGATGCCGAACTTCACCGGCGTCACGGCCAGCGCCCGCTTCGTGTACGGGTGTGCGGTGTTGAACGCGGCGATCTGCTCACGGCGCCGGGCGACGTCGGCGCGCTCGTGGACCTCGTCCCAGATCGCGGCGAGCCGCTCGGGGTGCCGCACCGGCTGGCCGTAGGGCGTGGCCTGGCCCGGGGCGTAGAAGTTGCGCCGGCGCAGCTCGGCCGGCTCCACCCCCAGCAGGGGCGCGCACCGCCCGAGGATGTCCTCGATGACGAGCATCCCCTGCGGGCCGCCGAAGCCCCGGAACGCCGTCTGCGAGGTCTTGTTGGTCCGGGCGATCCGGCCGTGGACCTCGACGTCGGGGATGAAGTAGGCGTTGTCGATGTGGCACAGCGCCCGGGCGAGCACGGGCTCGGACAGGTCCAGGCTCCAGCCGCCGTCGGAGGTCAGGGTCGCGCGCAGGGCGAGCAGGCGGCCGTCGTCGTCGAAGCCGACCTCCCACGAGGCGTGGAACGGGTGCCGCTTGCCGGTGATCGTCAGGTCCTGCGTGCGGTTGAGCCGCAGCCGGACGGGCCGGCCGGTCAGGACCGAGCCGAGCGCGGCGATGGCCGCGAGGCCGTGGGGCTGCATCTCCTTGCCGCCGAACCCGCCGCCCATGCGCAGGCACTGCACGGTGACCTCGTGGCTGTGCAGCCCGAGGACGTGGGCCACGATCTCCTGGGTCTCGGAGGGGTGCTGGGTGCTGGACTGGACGAGGACCTGCCCCGCCTCGTCCACGAGGGCGAGCGCGGCGTGGGTCTCGAGGTAGAAGTGCTCCTGGCCGCCGAGCTCGAGCTCGCCGGAGAAGCGGTGTGCTGCCGCCGCCAGCCCGGCGGCGGCGTCGCCGCGGCTCACGGTGGGCTGGTTGCCCTGGAAGCTGCCGGCCTCCATCGCCTCGCCGAGGGTGAGCAGCGACGGGAGGACCTCGTACTCGGCCCGCACCGCCTCGGCGCCGAGCCGGGCCGCCTCGAGGCTCTCGCCCAGGACCCAGGCCACGGGGTGGCCGAAGTACATGACCTCGGTGGGGAAGAGCGGCTCGTCGCCCTTGACGCCGGCGTCGTTGACGCCCGGGACGTCGGCGCCGGTGAGGACGCGGACCACGCCCGGCACCGTCGTCGCCCCGCTGGTGTCCAGCGAGGTGACGCGGGCGTGGGCATGTGGGGCCTGGACGGGCCAGGCGTGCAGGACCCCGGCGGTGCGCACGACGAGGTCGTCGGTGTAGAGCGCGGCGCCGGTGACGTGGAGCTCGGCGCTCTCGTGCGGGACGGAGACCCCGACGACGGGCCGCTCGGGACGCTCGGACAGGGACCTCATCGGGCCACCTCCAGGGCGGTCTGGGCGAAGAATCGCAGGAGGGACTGCTCGAGCATGGCCGAGCGGTACCGCGAGCTGGCGCGGTGGTCGTCCATGGGGGTGCCCTCGCCGGCCATGACCGCAGCGGCCGACCGGGCCGTCTCCTCGGTCCACCGGCGTCCCACGAGGGCGTCCTCGGTCGCCCGTGCGCGGACCGGCGTCGCGGCGACGCCGCCGAGCCCGATCCGGACCGCGCTCACCTCGCCGTCGCCACCGGTGGTCAGGGCGAACGCGACGGCGACCGAGGAGATGTCGTCGAAGCGCCGCTTGGCGATCTTGTAGAACGCGGTGGCGGGCGCGAGCGGGAGCGGGAGACGCACCGCCCGGATGATCTCCCCGGGCCGGCGCACGGTCGTGCGGTACCCGGTGAAGTACTCGGCCAGGGGGACCTCCCGCTCGCCGTCCGCGCCGGTGAGGACGAGGGAGGCGTCCAGGGCGAGGAGCGCGGGCGCGGAGTCGCCGATGGGCGAGCCGGTGCCGAGGTTGCCGCCGAGGGTCGCGGTGTTGCGGATGAGGCGCGAGGCGAACTGCGGGAAGAGCTGGGCCAGCAGCGGGACCCGCCCGTCGAGGGCCCGCTCGACCTCCGACAGGGTCAGGGCCGCGCCGATCTCGATGCGCTCGTCGGTGACCTCGAGGCCGCGCAGCTCGGGGAGACGGTCCACCGCCAGGACGAGCGGGGGCCGGGCGTGACGGATGTTGCGCTCGACGCCGGTGTCCGTGGCGCCGGCGACGACGAGGGCGTCGGGGTCGGCGGCGAGCCGCTCGAGGAGCTCGGCGAGGTCGGCGGGCCGCACGAACCGCCCGGTGGCGTCGGACCGGTCGGTGCTCCGGACCGCGGGCGCGGGGCGTCCCTGGCGCTCGGCGAGGGGGTCACCGGCCTCGGGGCCGTCGAGGGCGAACGCCGCGTCGCGGATGGGCCGGTACCCGGTGCAACGGCACAGGTTCCCGCTCAGGGCGTGCAGGTCGAACCCGTTGGGACCGGTCTCGTCGTCGGCGGCGTGGTCCTCCCCGACGGCGGACGTCCCGGTCGCCCCGGCCGCCACCCCGGCTCGGCGGTCCGGCCGGTAGTACTCCGCGGCCATCGAGCAGACGAACCCCGGCGTGCAGTAGCCGCACTGCGACCCGCCCCGCTCGGCCATCTCGCGCTGGACCGGGTGGAGGTGCTCCGACCGGCAGGCGCCGGGCGCCGTGCCCAGGCCCTCGGCGGTGACGATCTCCTGCCCGTCCAGCGCGGCGGCCGGCGGCAGGCAGGCGTTGATCGCCGTCCAGCGCGTGCGGCCCTCACCGTCGGGGCGGGCGACGAGGACGGCGCACGCACCGCACTCACCCTCCGCGCAGCCCTCCTTGGCGGCGGTCAGGCCCTGCGCGCGCAGCCAGTCCAGCAGCGACGTGTGCGGCCCGGCCGGGACGTCGGCCCTGACCTCGCCGTTGACGGTGACCTCTAGGTCCATGCCTCGTGCTCCTGCTTCGAACTGCCCGTGGGTCCGCCGGTACCGGTGGTCCGCGAGGGGCATGGTTCGGTGCTTGAGCTGCCGGGCCGCAGGTTATCCATGCCGAACAACGGCGCCGGTGTGCGCAGGACGTTAGTCCCTCGCCCGCGGTGCCCACAAGCATTTCGGAAGGCGAGTTCCAGATCGATATCTGGACGGCACCGGGGCGAAACGTGGCGCGGCAGGGACGGAAGGTTGGCGCTGTCGGGGCGGGAGGTGGTGGGGCCCGCCGGAGTCACGCCACCCGTCCGAGGCCGGCGCCCCCGTGATGCGGGACGGCGCCGGGGGTCCCATGCTGGGCGAAAGACGCGGGCGTCAGCGCCTCGTCCCGAGCAGGAGGAGATGTCATGACCACGAAGGTCCACAAGTCGATCATGGTCGACGTCCCGGTCGCCACGGCCTACAACCAGTGGACGCAGTTCGAGGACTTCCCCCACTTCATGGGTGGCGTCACGTCCGTCACCCAGCTCTCCGACGACCGTCTGCAGTGGGTCGCCGAGATCGCGGGGGTCAAGCGCGAGTGGGAGGCCCGGATCCTCGAGCAGGTCCCCGACCGCAAGATCGCCTGGGCGGCCACGGAGGGCGCCACCAACGCCGGCGCGGTGACGTTCGAGGACGTCGGCGGCGGCCAGACCCAGATCCACCTCGAGCTGGAGTACGAGCCCGAGGGTCTGGTCGAGACGGCCGGCGACAAGCTCGGCCTCGTCGAGCGGCAGGCGGTGGCCGACCTCGAGCGCTTCAAGGAGATCATCGAGTCCGAGGGGTACGCGAGCGGCGCCTGGCGCGGCACCGTCAACCCCGGCGCGACGGTCGGCGCCCCCGGTGTCGGCGCAGCAGCGCCCTCCGAGGGCGACTCGGGCAAGGCGGGGGTCTCCGGCAAAGCCGCCGCGGCCGCCGTCGGCGTGGCCGCCGCGGGAGCGGCCGCGGTCGCAGCCGCCAAGGGCGGTGACGACAGCCCCACCCGCACCGCCCCGTCCGCACCGGCGGAGGGCTTCGACCCCGGGGCCCCTCCCGGGACCCCGCCGGCCTACCCGCCCACGGTGGCCGACGACGAGTCGATCCCGCCCGCCGTGCGGGCACAGGCCAACGTCGACCCCGAGACCGGGCTCGCCCCCGGCGAGGCCGACCGGACGGACGTGGACGCGTCGGGCACCGGGCTCACCGAGGGCGAGCCTCGGCACCGTGACGACGACGCCCCGTACCGGGACGACGACGCCCGTCGCCGCGACGACGACCCCCTCCGCTGAGCAGCGGGCACCAGGACACCCCGGTGCGCGCCGAACCCGGCGCAAACCTGAGCTGATCCTCCCGACGGCCCCGGCCCCGCGCCGGGGCCGTCGGGCGTCACGGGGTCAGCGGCCCTGCTCCAGGCGCAGGGCCGCCAGTGCGGCGCGCGCGGCCGCGACGTCGGCGCGAGCGCCCGCGTCGTCGGCGACGGCCACCTCCCGGTCGTCCTCGGCGTCGGCGAGCTCGTCCTCCACACGCTCCAGGGTGACCTCGGCCGCCTCGAGGCGCCGCCGCAGGTCCTCGGTCTCGGCCCGGGCCTGCAGGACGCCCGCCTGCAACGACCGCACGTGCTCCTCGGCCTTGCGCCGCCGCCGGTCGGCGGTCGCGGCCTCCGCCTCGGCGGAGGCGAGGTGCTCCTGCGCCTCGGCGAGCCGACGGGCGGCCGTCTCCCTCGCGCGCGCCCGCTCGGCGTCGCGTGCGGCCCGCTTGCGCGCCAGGGGCGCCACCCCCTCGGGGGCCCGCTCCCCCGCCGCCCCGGGAACGGCCAGCACCCCGTCGAGGTCCACCCCGCCGAGCCCGGAGGACTCCATCGGCGCGACGAGGAGCCCGGTGCGCAGGGCCTCGGCGGCGTCCTTGTCCGTCATGGCCGCGTTGAGGGTCGCCGCGAGCTGCTCCACGACGCCCGGGCCCACCTTGTGCCCGAGCTCGCCCGCGAGGTCCCGGCCACGGCGGGCGAGGGCCGAGACGAGACGACGGCGCTGCGCGGTGAGCTCGCGGAGCTGGGCGGCGTCGAGGTCGGCCTGGGCGCGTCGCAGCTCCTCACCGAGCTCGAGCAGGCCGGTGACCTCCTCGCCGAGGTGGCGCACCATCTGGTTGGCCAGCCACGCGGCGGCCGACGGCCTCGGCATCGCCCGGACGGCGTCCGCGAGCCCCTTCTCACCGGCGGCCCGCAGCTCCTTCGCCCGCGCGTTGCGCGCCGGCGTGAACTCGGCGGGGGTCAGCCCGTAGAGCTCCTGCGCCACGGCGCTGAGGTCGGTCACGGCGCCAGTCAACCCGACGAGGGCCCTCCCGCTCCAACCCGCCCCTCCCGCGCACCTACCACCCCGGTACCGGCCCGCCCCCGGCACCGGCTCGCCCCGGTGTGCTGACCGGCCCCGGCTCACCGCGCGATCCGGCCGCCTCCCCACGCGGACCGGCCCCGTCTCACCGCACCGGCCCCGTCTCACCGCACCGGCCCCGCCTCACCGCACCGGCCCCGCCTCACCGCGCGGACCGGCGCGTCCTGGCAGGGTGAGGCCGTGAACATCCTCCAGCGCCTGCGCGAACGTTTCTGGTTCGTGCCGGCCGTCATGGTCGTTGTGGCGGTCCTGCTCGCCGAGGCCCTCATCGCCGTCGACGAGCTGGCGACCCTGCCCACGCTGCCCGGCTGGCTCGACTCGATCATCTACCGCGTGGGCGAGAGCGGCAGCCGCGACATCCTCGGTGCGATCGCCGGGTCGTCCCTCGCCGTCGCCGGCACGACCTTCTCCATCACGATGGCGGTCCTCGCGCTGACGTCCTCCAGCTACGGCCCGCGCCTGGTACGCAACTTCATGGCCGACCGCGGGAACCAGGCCGTCCTGGGCGTGTTCGTCGCGACCTTCCTCTACAGCCTGCTGGTGCTGCGCTCGATCCGGGCGCTCGGCGACCCCGGCGACCCCGAGGCGGAGGTGTTCATCCCCCACCTGGCGGTCAACGGCGCCGTCGTCCTGGCCGTGCTGAACATCGCCGTGCTCATCTACTTCATCCACCACATCTCCGACTCGATCCAGGTCTCGACCATCGCCCGCCGGGTCCGGCAGGACCTGCACGCGACCGTCGACCGGCTCTACCCCGAGCAGATCGGCCGTGACCTCGACGTCGACGCCCGTCTGCCCGACCGGCTCGAGGAGGAGGCCGCGCCCGTGCGCGGCGGACGGACCGGCTACGTCACCTACGTCGACGAGGCGGCGCTGCTCGACGCCGCCCGCTCGGGAGACGCGCTCCTCGCCCTGCGGGTCATGCCCGGTCGCTACGTCCTGGAGGACACCGTGCTCTGCCTCGTCCACCCGCGGGACCGACGGGACGACGAGCTCGTGAAGAAGGTGCGGGACGCCGTCGTCGTCTCCGACGCCCGCACGCCTTACCAGGACGTCGACTTCGCGGTGCAGCAGCTCACCGAGCTCGCGGTGCGGGCCCTCTCCCCCGGCACGAACGACCCGTACACGGCCGTCAACGCCCTGGACGACCTGTCCTCGGGCCTTGCCCTCCTCGCCGCCCGCGAGCTGCCCTCCCCGTGGCGGGCGGACGACGACGGCGTCCCGCGCGTCCACGCCCCGCGGCCCGACGCCGTCTCCCTCACCTCCGACGTCCTGGACCACGTGCGCTGGTACGCCGGGACCGCGCCGTCGGTCATGCACGCCGGCCTGACCCTGGTGCGGCGGGTCGGCCGGCACGCCCAGGACCAGGCCCTGCGCGCGCGGCTGCTCACCCAGGTCCGGTTGCTCACCGAGGCGTTCGAGGGTGCGGGGCACCAGGAGCACGACGTCGAGGTGTTCCGCGAGCGGGCCGACGAGGTCACCCGGGGACTCGCCCGCACGGGTGCCTGAGAGCCGCCGGGGCCCCTGACACCCGGCACGGTCACACGCGCGCCCGGCGGCCCGCCACGCGCCACCGGCAGGCTGGGGCGCGCAGGCTGGGAGACCCCGCAGTGCGGGTGCCTGCCTGCCGACGCCCGACCCGGAGGCTGCGCCGCGGGTCGACAGACCCGCCCCCGGCGGGGCTAGCGTGGACGCCCGACGCCGACCCGAGGAACCGCCGTGACCCCTGCACCGCACCTGCTCGACCAGCCCCACCACGACGGCTCCGAGGTGTACGTCCCGCCCGGGACGCCGCGCCTGGGTGACGTCGTCCCCGTGCGCCTGCGGGTCCCGGGAGCCCGGCGCGAGGTGTGGGTGCGCACCGTGCGCGACGGCGAGCCGATGATCGCCCCGGCGCGGCCGGACCGGTCGGTCGGCGAGGAGCACTGGTACGTCGCCGAGGTGGACGTGCACAACCCGGTGACGGGCTACCGCTTCCTCGTCGCCGAGCCGGGTGGCTACCGCTGGCTCAACGGGCGCGGCGCCCACGCCCGGGACGTCCCCGACGCCGCCGACTTCCGGCTCAGCGTCCACGAGCCCGCACCGGCGTGGACGGCGTCGTCGGTGGTCTACCAGGTCTTCCCCGACCGCTTCGCCCGCTCCTGCGGCCACGACGGCCCGCCGCCCGGCCCGCTGCCCGAGTGGGCGCTGCCCACGGCGTGGGACGAGGTCCCCGGCGCCCGCGGCCGCGGCGTCGGCAGCCAGCTCTACGGCGGGGACCTGCCCGGGGTCGAGTCCCGCCTGGACCACCTCGAGCGCCTCGGCGTCGACACCCTCTACCTCACCCCGTTCTTCCCCGGCCGGTCCAACCACCGCTACGACGCTCGCACGTTCGACCACGTCGATCCCCTGCTCGGCGGTGACGAGGCGCTCGCCTCGCTGCGCGCCGCGCTGCGCTCGCGCCGCATGCGGCTCGTCGGAGACCTCACGACCAACCACACCGGCGTGGCCCACGAGTGGTTCGACCGGGCGCGCACCGACGTCGGGACCGCCGAGTCGTCCTTCTACCACTGGGACGACGGCGAGCCGGGGTACGTGGGGTGGCTCGGCCACGCCTCGCTGCCCAAGCTCGACCACCGGTCCCCCGAGCTCGCACGGCGCCTGGTCGAGGGGCCGGGGTCCGTCGTCGCCCGCTGGCTCGCCGAGCCCTACGCGCTGGACGGGTGGCGGATCGACGTGGCCAACATGACCGGCCGGTACGGCGCGGTGGACCTCACCCACGCCGTCGCCCGGACCATCAGGGAGACGATGCGCGCGGTGAACCCCGAGGCCGTGCTGGTCTCGGAGCACTTCCACGACGCCGGCGCCGACCTCGTCGCGGGCGGCTGGCACGCGAACATGAACTACTCCGGGTTCACCCGGCCGGTGTGGACCTGGCTCGTCGAGCCGGGCTCCACGCTGCCGTTCCTGGGGATGCCCGTGCCGGTGCCGCGCCGCGGTGCCGGCGCGGCGGTGGCCACGATGCGCGAGTTCGACTCGGCGGTGCCGTGGTCGGTGACGGCACGGCAGTGGAACATGCTCGGCTCGCACGACACCGCACGGATCCGCAGCGTCCTGGGCAGCCGCGAGCGGGCGGAGGTGGCGGCGGCGCTGCTGCTGACCTACCCCGGGACGCCGGTGATCTTCGCCGGCGACGAGGGCGGGATGACCGGCGTCAACGGTGAGCACGCCCGGCGGACCATGCCCTGGGCGCAGGTCGACGCCGGCGGCGGGCCGGACTGGGACGCGGCCACGTTCGAGATCTACCGGTCGCTCCTCGCCGTGCGGCGGTCCTCGCGGGCACTGCGCGAGGGCGGCCTGCGGTGGGCCGTGGTCGACGACGACGCCGTCGCGTACCTGCGCGAGACGAGCGACGAGCGGGTGCTGGTCCTCCTCGCCCGGGCGCCGTGGTCGGGCGCGCGGCTGCCCGCCTCGCTCGCCGCGGACGGCGCCGAGAACCTCTACGGCGGGGCGCCGCTGCTCGTCGGACCGGGCGGGGTCGAGCTGCCGGGCGACGGCCCCGGCGCGCAGGTCTGGCGCCTCGGCTGAGCCACCGCGCCGGCGGCCGCGACGCCGGCCCACTCCGGGCGGCGGCGGTCAGCGGGTCGTGTCGACGACGCAGAACCGGTTGCCCTCGGGGTCGGCGAGGATGACGTAGTCGGCGTCGGCGGGCTGCTTGTCCCAGTGCACGCGGGTCGCGCCGAGCCCCACGAGCCGCTCGACCTCGCCGCGCTGGTCCTCGGTGTACAGGTCCAGGTGGATCCTCGGCGGGACCTGGACCGGCGCGGGGACCCTGTCGAGGGAGATGTGGGGGCCGGACCGGCCGGCGCGCGGGCGCAGCAGGACGAAGTCGTCCTCCTCGCCGCTGCCGTCGCGGGGCATGTAGTCCAGCGCGGCCGACCAGAACGCGACCTGCCGGGGCAGGTCGTCGACCCGGATGACGATCGAACCGACGGTGAGCACGCCGCCCTCCCTACACCGGTAGGTGGGCCCGCAGCGGCATGCGCGGGCCGAAGCGCTGGTGACGGATGCCGCTCAGCTCGACGAGGCGCTGCACCCGGTAGCGGTGGCCGCGGAACGGCTCGAGGAGCTCGGCCATGCCGGCGTCGTCGGTCCGCCGTCCGGTGAGGGCGTAGCCGACGTCCTTGGCCACGTTGTAGTCGCCGAAGCTCACGGCGTCGGGGTCGCCGTGCGCGCGGACGCGGACCTCCGCGCTCGTCCACACCCCGATGCCGGGGATGGAGCGCAGCCCGCGGTCGGCACCGGCGTGGTCGCGCTGGAGGGTCCGCTCGAGCGCGTCCGCCCGCCCGGCCGCGGCCACGATCGTCGAGGACCGGGAGTGGTCGATGCCCAGCCGCAGCCACTCCCACGACGGGATCGCCACCAGGGCCGACGGGGCGGGCTGGACCCGCAGGCCCAGCCCCGCCCCGGGCCCCGGGGCGGGCTCACCGAAGCGGCCCACGAGGCGCCGGTAGCCGGCGAACGCCTCCGACCCGGTGACCTTCTGCTCGATGACGGCCGGCACGAGCGACTCCATGACCAGCCCGGTCCGCGGCACCCGCCAGTGCGGGTGGGCGCGCCGCAGCCGGTCCACGACCGGGTGTCGC
Coding sequences within it:
- a CDS encoding DUF2254 domain-containing protein, with protein sequence MNILQRLRERFWFVPAVMVVVAVLLAEALIAVDELATLPTLPGWLDSIIYRVGESGSRDILGAIAGSSLAVAGTTFSITMAVLALTSSSYGPRLVRNFMADRGNQAVLGVFVATFLYSLLVLRSIRALGDPGDPEAEVFIPHLAVNGAVVLAVLNIAVLIYFIHHISDSIQVSTIARRVRQDLHATVDRLYPEQIGRDLDVDARLPDRLEEEAAPVRGGRTGYVTYVDEAALLDAARSGDALLALRVMPGRYVLEDTVLCLVHPRDRRDDELVKKVRDAVVVSDARTPYQDVDFAVQQLTELAVRALSPGTNDPYTAVNALDDLSSGLALLAARELPSPWRADDDGVPRVHAPRPDAVSLTSDVLDHVRWYAGTAPSVMHAGLTLVRRVGRHAQDQALRARLLTQVRLLTEAFEGAGHQEHDVEVFRERADEVTRGLARTGA
- a CDS encoding SRPBCC family protein; the encoded protein is MTTKVHKSIMVDVPVATAYNQWTQFEDFPHFMGGVTSVTQLSDDRLQWVAEIAGVKREWEARILEQVPDRKIAWAATEGATNAGAVTFEDVGGGQTQIHLELEYEPEGLVETAGDKLGLVERQAVADLERFKEIIESEGYASGAWRGTVNPGATVGAPGVGAAAPSEGDSGKAGVSGKAAAAAVGVAAAGAAAVAAAKGGDDSPTRTAPSAPAEGFDPGAPPGTPPAYPPTVADDESIPPAVRAQANVDPETGLAPGEADRTDVDASGTGLTEGEPRHRDDDAPYRDDDARRRDDDPLR
- a CDS encoding glycoside hydrolase family 13 protein, which encodes MTPAPHLLDQPHHDGSEVYVPPGTPRLGDVVPVRLRVPGARREVWVRTVRDGEPMIAPARPDRSVGEEHWYVAEVDVHNPVTGYRFLVAEPGGYRWLNGRGAHARDVPDAADFRLSVHEPAPAWTASSVVYQVFPDRFARSCGHDGPPPGPLPEWALPTAWDEVPGARGRGVGSQLYGGDLPGVESRLDHLERLGVDTLYLTPFFPGRSNHRYDARTFDHVDPLLGGDEALASLRAALRSRRMRLVGDLTTNHTGVAHEWFDRARTDVGTAESSFYHWDDGEPGYVGWLGHASLPKLDHRSPELARRLVEGPGSVVARWLAEPYALDGWRIDVANMTGRYGAVDLTHAVARTIRETMRAVNPEAVLVSEHFHDAGADLVAGGWHANMNYSGFTRPVWTWLVEPGSTLPFLGMPVPVPRRGAGAAVATMREFDSAVPWSVTARQWNMLGSHDTARIRSVLGSRERAEVAAALLLTYPGTPVIFAGDEGGMTGVNGEHARRTMPWAQVDAGGGPDWDAATFEIYRSLLAVRRSSRALREGGLRWAVVDDDAVAYLRETSDERVLVLLARAPWSGARLPASLAADGAENLYGGAPLLVGPGGVELPGDGPGAQVWRLG
- a CDS encoding FAD binding domain-containing protein, coding for MDLEVTVNGEVRADVPAGPHTSLLDWLRAQGLTAAKEGCAEGECGACAVLVARPDGEGRTRWTAINACLPPAAALDGQEIVTAEGLGTAPGACRSEHLHPVQREMAERGGSQCGYCTPGFVCSMAAEYYRPDRRAGVAAGATGTSAVGEDHAADDETGPNGFDLHALSGNLCRCTGYRPIRDAAFALDGPEAGDPLAERQGRPAPAVRSTDRSDATGRFVRPADLAELLERLAADPDALVVAGATDTGVERNIRHARPPLVLAVDRLPELRGLEVTDERIEIGAALTLSEVERALDGRVPLLAQLFPQFASRLIRNTATLGGNLGTGSPIGDSAPALLALDASLVLTGADGEREVPLAEYFTGYRTTVRRPGEIIRAVRLPLPLAPATAFYKIAKRRFDDISSVAVAFALTTGGDGEVSAVRIGLGGVAATPVRARATEDALVGRRWTEETARSAAAVMAGEGTPMDDHRASSRYRSAMLEQSLLRFFAQTALEVAR
- a CDS encoding VOC family protein, yielding MLTVGSIVIRVDDLPRQVAFWSAALDYMPRDGSGEEDDFVLLRPRAGRSGPHISLDRVPAPVQVPPRIHLDLYTEDQRGEVERLVGLGATRVHWDKQPADADYVILADPEGNRFCVVDTTR